A window of the Plasmodium vivax chromosome 12, whole genome shotgun sequence genome harbors these coding sequences:
- a CDS encoding hypothetical protein, conserved (encoded by transcript PVX_117335A), translating into MEIPREVIKWLQYLNLPYSFRNIKNASNGVIVAEILNIYLPQTINMNSLENGFGKEIKKKNWQVIKRTLTSLGISFDETAVINSDKNAIINLFVQLYEHFNGKKIKNELYCSKEEGSELSVPSFARSTITQKVRESNVHDIVDEEKKMMSTYEIIKREEYQNAMMRTRQKEEKENSNKIKQKGKQTGLNETSIFEGLEKSSSIITINDISNYMDYTDIKTLDSFIKDKNNLKSTAFMKSMKVTNEGECQQVHQKGYTDENVEDIIAEVLAESLSDYKMEEDDERDGKRDDKNVPLLPANTKKGGYKFATFEPSDEECANNLYEKFYAVCAFQKQELVDKILDQLTLYNENFHLILSLRGAKCDCGVFTSIMNYLKQLLGYLKINDTTTSEIICNIILKGMFVLDTGGNKNIRSFCELLILLIQNDRHSLMNILRVIKDTMSLDFFYLFLLTLLRSQANSFIRQKDVKDIYLYYLFAGLHTSRENIMLYSLEMLNMLSLLDVYPEIVHLAGLLQNILEINNRSYDTYLFTISCNVVCKMKENQKEDPYSAELAQLVGICLEVLRRTKAKKLLYFFFLYSHKILSMNDGFFDLYLKRYNELSDEEQKVLLSNNIFEASFRQACSCKFVKKHFSNIFCENLNMLSEEMFICMLKKYPFVNLLFLENLEMLAYLKIYEKIYEYTIRNIFLENSPDFDSSKEILNFFWFSTNDELKAQSFEISLSHFEKLFLENKHNLGPHTKEYLAHPLFIYPFFVSDVLR; encoded by the exons atggaaa TACCACGGGAAGTTATAAAATGGTTGCAGTACTTAAATCTGCCTTATTCCTTTAGAAACATTAAAAACGCTAGCAATGGGGTAATCGTCGCGGAAATTCTGAACATATACCTGCCCCAG ACCATCAACATGAACAGCTTGGAAAATGGCtttggaaaagaaataaaaaaaaaaaactggcaAGTCATAAAGCGAACATTAACAAGCTTAGGCATATCCTTCGACGAAACGGCTGTTATTAATTCGGACAAAA ATGCcataataaatttgttcGTTCAATTGTACGAACATTtcaatgggaaaaaaataaaaaacgagcTCTACTGCAGTAAGGAGGAAGGTAGCGAGTTGTCTGTTCCGTCTTTTGCCAGGTCTACCATAACGCAGAAAGTCCG CGAAAGCAACGTGCACGACATTGTCgacgaagagaaaaaaatgatgagcaCCTACGAAATAATAAAGAGGGAGGAATAT CAAAACGCAATGATGAGAACGcggcaaaaggaagaaaaagaaaacagcaacaaaataaaacagaaggggaaacaaacGGGGCTAAATGAGACGTCGATCTTCGAGGGGCTCGAAAAAAGCAGCAGCATCATAACCATAAATGATATTAGCAACTACATGGATTACACGGACATCAAAACG CTTGACTCATTCATCAAAGACAAGAACAACTTGAAATCAACGGCGTTTATGAA AAGCATGAAAGTGACCAACGAGGGTGAATGCCAACAGGTACACCAAAAGGGATACACAG ACGAAAATGTAGAGGACATCATAGCGGAGGTTTTAGCGGAAAGCTTATCCGACTACAAGatggaggaggacgacgaaaGGGACGGCAAAAGGGACGACAAAAATGTGCCTCTACTCCCCGCTAACACGAAGAAGGGGGGCTACAAATTCGCCACCTTTGAGCCATCCGATGAGGAATGTGCAAATAATTTGTACGAAAAGTTCTACGCCGTGTGCGCCTTTCAAAAGCAAG AATTGGTAGACAAAATACTAGACCAGCTGACGCTCTACAATGAGAACTTCCACCTAATCCTGTCCTTGAGGGG CGCAAAGTGCGACTGCGGAGTTTTTACCTCCATTATGAATTATCTGAAGCAGCTCTTGGGTTACctcaaaataaatgacacGACGACGAGTGAA ATAATTTGCAACATAATACTGAAAGGCATGTTCGTGCTAGACACCGGGGGGAATAAGAACATCCGAAGTTTCTGCGAACTgctaattttgttaatccAAAACGATAGGCATTCCCTGATGAACATCTTGAGGGTGATCAAGGATACCATGTCGTTGGATttcttttacctttttttgttgaCCCTGTTGAGAAGCCAGGCCAATTCGTTCATACGC CAGAAGGACGTGAAAGACATCTACCTCTACTACCTCTTCGCTGGACTGCACACAAGCAGAGAGAACATCAT GTTATACAGCTTGGAAATGCTAAACATGCTTAGTCTGTTGGATGTCTATCCGGAGATAGTTCACCTGGCGG GTCTACTGCAAAACATACTAGAAATAAACAACCGAAGTTACGATACCTATCTGTTCACCATTAGCTGCAATGTggtgtgcaaaatgaaggagaacCAG AAGGAAGACCCCTACAGCGCAGAACTGGCGCAGTTGGTGGGAATTTGCCTCGAAGTTTTGAGACGCACCAAAGCGAA gaagttgttgtacttttttttcctgtacTCCCATAAGATACTCAGCATGAATGACGGTTTTTTCGATCTTTATTTGAAG CGATACAACGAGTTGAGCGACGAGGAACAGAAAGTTCTGCTCAGCAACAACATTTTCGAAGCGTCATTTAGGCAAGCATGCAGCTGTAAATTTGTTAAGAAGCATTTTTCGAATATCTTTTGCGAGAACTTGAACATGCTAAGCGAAGAAA TGTTCATTTGCATGCTTAAGAAATACCCTTTTGTGAATCTCCTATTTTTAGAAAATCTGGAAATGCTCGcatatttgaaaatatacGAGAAGATTTATGAATATACAATtcgaaatatatttttggagAATTCCCCGGATTTCGACTCATCGAAGGAGATA CTAAATTTTTTCTGGTTCTCGACGAACGATGAATTAAAGGCTCAGTCATTCGAg ATTTCCCTGAGCCactttgaaaaattatttttagagAACAAGCATAACTTGGGTCCACATACAAAAGAGTATCTTGCGCA ccccctttttatttatcccTTTTTCGTATCCGACGTGCTCAGATGA
- a CDS encoding hypothetical protein, conserved (encoded by transcript PVX_117320A) has translation MMEKRKKKRNDDNARNVYKLKELLTNDETTSACIQCCERNSYETYNNILQFIKKDLNIPVYVLDLVSIYNHDNIAKFVKDVFAEFVKYVKREKVPKSVLFLPYFDDWVVSIREGSQGHRHGGDAAGDVDDGDDNDGDDDDSDDDVGGNREPDESTNFFQTDGRKKKRNAPYVNVHIYNSIYYLKNKLLTKLGKKKLCVKLIGLHKTRGAFDLYNDLFDCKIIISQFVSTPIPYYIHMNRDIHKRLSKKKKISIDDVYSVLASKVDYLDSAREKNVNLFKCFFAYYYKFQRGVIRRSRKRRQRKQLELTNESAQCPNCESLNTNFKWVNCLTNLKYFKCLRKYKYFLTSKKKKKFTIFFFTHRDTYVWKYISERLCSPFFIKEYISTLLKRHTKLSATFKCSKGDGEGGDTPGVPGREDATTGNLPLMRSSKKYDACRDNPNRCHSRGNCMYWEPNPVSYAKQRVDPTLMRRRHIRKGTNEDHLAPIRKRFILKNRYQRDDNYCVYNSQPRTLLRFYFSKINLPNICLIYGGSGVGKSTLLQFLVHIVSLNYKDISFSEKVMAPSLHSAAEGDAGKVSEWRNTNTSKQNMRESKRTAWGGKNYKHVPYASLMRRINIREKKKIFLQFQNVCIIPFESHLLVNKTIGENSRYIRKIFTMAFKNQPAVIIFDNIDLFLEKNSNYKHPVDDQNEDVYKNIYILLIHYLRTYVNGSNRIKFLATCSVHPQFFKFSFLNLVQRILFIS, from the coding sequence atgatggaaaaaagaaaaaaaaagcgaaacgaTGATAACGCTCGCAACGTTTATAAGCTGAAAGAGTTACTCACCAACGATGAGACCACCTCTGCTTGCATTCAGTGCTGTGAAAGGAATTCGTACGAGACGTATAAcaacattttgcaatttataaaaaaagatttgaaTATCCCCGTGTACGTCCTTGACCTTGTTAGTATTTATAATCACGACAACATTGCAAAGTTCGTTAAAGACGTTTTTGCAGAATTTGTAAAGTATGTTAAGAGGGAGAAAGTGCCCAAGTCGGTCCTGTTTCTGCCCTACTTTGATGACTGGGTGGTGTCCATAAGAGAGGGCAGCCAGGGGCATCGCCACGGCGGTGATGCGGCTGGCGATGTTGATGATGGCGATGATAACGACGGCGATGATGACGACAGCGATGATGACGTTGGCGGCAACCGCGAACCAGACGAATCAACGAATTTCTTCCAAACGGatggtaggaaaaaaaaaaggaacgcgcCATACGTcaatgtgcatatatataactccatttattacttaaaaaataagttgcTAACAAAATTGGGCAAGAAAAAGCTCTGTGTTAAATTAATCGGTTTGCACAAAACGAGGGGAGCCTTCGACTTATATAATGACCTCTTTGattgcaaaataattatctCTCAGTTTGTCAGCACGCCCATCCCATACTACATTCACATGAACAGAGACATCCATAAAAGGCTctcaaagaagaaaaaaatttcgatcGACGATGTGTACTCTGTTCTGGCTAGCAAGGTGGATTATTTGGACAGCgcgcgcgaaaaaaatgtaaatctCTTTAAATGCTTTTTTGcgtattattataaatttcaaAGGGGTGTTATAAGAAGGTCCAGAAAAAGGAGACAGAGGAAACAGCTGGAACTGACAAACGAAAGCGCTCAGTGTCCAAATTGCGAATCtttaaatacaaattttaaatgggTAAACTGCCTCACAAATTTGAAGTATTTTAAGTGTCTTCGaaagtacaaatattttttaaccagtaaaaaaaaaaaaaaattcaccattttttttttcacacataGGGATACATACGTTTGGAAATATATCAGCGAACGGTTGTGctcgcctttttttataaaagaatatatcAGCACTCTTCTCAAAAGGCACACAAAGTTGAGTGCCACTTTTAAATGTTCGAAGGGTGACGGCGAGGGTGGTGACACGCCCGGGGTGCCAGGCAGAGAAGACGCCACAACGGGGAATTTGCCCCTTATGCGTAGCAGTAAAAAATACGATGCTTGCCGCGATAACCCAAATCGCTGCCACAGTAGAGGTAACTGCATGTATTGGGAGCCCAACCCAGTCAGTTATGCCAAACAGCGGGTAGACCCAACATTAATGCGCCGTAGACATATTCGAAAGGGCACAAATGAGGACCATTTGGCGCCTATCCGGAAACGGTTCATACTGAAAAATAGGTACCAGCGTGATGATAACTACTGTGTGTACAATTCGCAACCAAGAACTTTATTAAGATTTTAttttagcaaaataaatcTACCGAACATTTGTTTGATATATGGGGGCAGTGGAGTTGGGAAGAGCACCTTACTGCAATTTTTAGTTCACATCGTTAGCTTAAATTATAAGGACATCTCTTTTAGCGAAAAGGTGATGGCCCCTTCACTTCACAGCGCAGCTGAAGGGGATGCAGGCAAGGTGAGTGAATGGCGAAACACCAATACGAGTAAGCAGAACATGCGTGAAAGCAAAAGAACAGcttggggaggaaaaaattacaagcATGTGCCGTATGCATCCCTCATGAGGAGAATAAATattcgggaaaaaaaaaaaatatttcttcaatTCCAAAATGTGTGCATAATTCCATTCGAAAGCCATCTGTTGGTAAATAAAACAATCGGGGAAAATAGCCGGTACATTAGGAAAATTTTCACCATGGCCTTCAAAAACCAGCCAGCCGTTATCATTTTTGATAACATAGATCTATTTCTCGAGAAAAACAGCAATTACAAACATCCTGTGGATGATCAAAATGAAGATGTgtataaaaacatttacattttactAATACATTATTTGCGTACGTACGTGAATGGGTCGAACAGAATAAAGTTTCTCGCAACGTGCAGTGTGCATCCacagttttttaaattttctttcctcAATTTGGTGCAGCGTATACTGTTCATTTCGTGA
- a CDS encoding hypothetical protein, conserved (encoded by transcript PVX_117330A), translating to MCFLCSHGKKGGFENTAIGTWSKGVSLIFCSSIFLLHFVNEDELSVLNKAAADGEKKMIYYLSIYNLIGAVTLSVFSLLGHFIYKPLLRPIYLCSFIVSLFLIASGVYTTSISKNTSLKIIGIMDALKFHPDYMLLNKINNINGDGNTIVIKPEDSITLSAASQEVAALPDTSTFDASKILEMIKDRQSFLDTKKDILLKKLTKQDLMKMFTSIRESDPSAQKSLVENTLLELYEKIKNVRLNFDLYDKFYKFMENNSVPFISSSEKIKKFTEKFQQIFDHYNKSLFNNLKYDLVKHENEIIKIYSDSMEKIKSVRVKNPSAKLDDYIDDLQKRNILILASSLLMMSFIYIHKGATLTSTSSMAITLMYVPSMSYLITLASIFVCSGIFFFSIIGLVLYVFSLILIFFLIFSQCFCERIFKLFMGFIFTGLFFFCFLIGYILIEDFNEGSKVYKEYKQNDYNDFYWVLLNKRTYEHFKSFVLFSNGQMFLVCIALCAFLTTYSLYCVFYIFRSVCARKEQLPIHL from the exons ATGTGTTTCCTGTGCAgccatggaaaaaaagggggattcGAAAACACAGCCATAGGAACGTGGTCCAAGGGAGTCAGCCTGATCTTCTGCTCGTCCATATTTCTGCTGCATTTCGTGAACGAAGATGAGCTGAGCGTGCTGAACAAGGCAGCGGCGGACggcgaaaagaaaatgatataCTACCTAAGCATATATAACCTAATAGGCGCAGTGACCTTGTctgttttttccctattgGGGCATTTCATTTATAAGCCCCTTTTACGCCCCATCTATTTATGCTCCTTTATAGTGTCCCTATTTTTAATTGCCTCTGGAGTGTACACCACCTCGATAAGCAAAAATACGTCTTTGAAAATTATAGGAATAATGGACGCCTTGAAATTCCACCCAGATTATATGCTtctaaacaaaataaataatataaacgGTGATGGCAATACCATTGTTATCAAACCAGAAGACAGCATAACCCTATCTGCCGCTAGCCAAGAGGTGGCTGCCCTCCCAGATACTTCCACATTTGATGCCTCGAAAATTTTAGAAATGATAAAAGATCGTCAGTCCTTTTTGGACACGAAAAAGGACATCctgttgaaaaaattaacgaagCAAGATTTGATGAAAATGTTTACTAGCATAAGGGAGTCAGACCCCAGTGCGCAAAAAAGCCTAGTGGAAAATACACTACTAGAATTGtatgagaaaataaaaaacgtcCGTCTGAACTTTGACCTTTATGATAAGTTTTACAAGTTCATGGAAAATAATTCCGTCCCTTTTATATCTAGCtcggaaaagataaaaaagtttACAGAAAAATTTCAGCAAATTTTTGATCATTACAATAAgtccctttttaataatttaaaatatgacttggtaaaacatgaaaatgaaattataaaaatatattcagaTTCGATGGAGAAGATTAAAAGTGTCAGGGTTAAGAACCCTAGTGCTAAGCTGGATGATTATATTGACGATTTGCAGAAAAGGAACATCCTCATCTTGGCGTCCTCCCTCTTGATGATGTCTTTCATTTACATTCACAAGGGGGCCACACTCACGTCCACCAGTTCCATGGCGATCACGTTGAT gtacGTCCCCTCGATGTCCTACCTGATCACCCTGGCGAGCATCTTCGTCTGCAGCggcatcttcttcttctccatcATAGGACTAGTGCTTTACGTCTTCAGCCTGAtcctcatcttcttcttaatATTTTCCCAATGCTTCTGCGAACGCATATTTAAGCTCTTCATGGGGTTTATTTTCAcagggttattttttttttgttttttaatcGGCTACATTCTAATCGAGGATTTCAACGAAGGGTCCAAAGTTTACAAGGAGTACAAGCAGAATGACTATAACGATTTCTACTGGGTCTTGTTGAACAAAAGGACTTACGAGCATTTTAAAagctttgttttgttttctaATGGCCAGATGTTTTTAGTGTGCATAGCATTGTGTGCCTTCCTCACCACGTATTCTCTTTATTGTGTTTTCTACATCTTTCGTTCTGTTTGTGCTCGAAAAGAGCAGCTCCCCATTCATTTGTAG
- a CDS encoding cytochrome c1 precursor, putative (encoded by transcript PVX_117325A) codes for MAGGGALNNLFPGYKDKIWLKLPHHLRIRLIKSWNQEFEKNISKAKIKNNKIKNLNYYLLDKFKPNENYKNRHTDYKRQMCRGTLEEGCDFFLPNKRSQDRLKNHLQPYTEEESEERKKHKYLNLKYYILFCLGFSVLHNSMQSRPVAWCMDYEPPHTPHYPFWFKSMFHSHDIPSVRRGFEVYRQICATCHSMEQLQFRSLVNEVYPENRMKQIAASYDIEDGPDDKGEMFTRPGTLTDSFPKPYPNEEAARYANNGASPPDLSVITTARHDGPDYIFSLLTCYRDPPEGIHLRPGLYYNTYFAGGSISMPPPLQDDMIEYEDGTPCNVSQMAKDVVNFLTWAAEPTHDERKLTGLKLVSGAFVAMVLMTVWQRFFWTIYATRRIDFGKIKYL; via the exons ATGGCAGGTGGTGGAGCGCTAAACAATTTGTTTCCGGGATATAAGGACAAAATATGGCTCAAGCTTCCGCACCAC CTCCGAATCCGGCTAATCAAATCGTGGAACCAGGAATTCGAAAAGAACATATCCAaggcgaaaataaaaaacaacaaaataaaaaatttgaactaCTACCTGCTGGACAAGTTCAAGCCAAATGAAAACTACAAAAACAGACACACGGATTATAAGAGGCAAATGTGCAGAGGGACGTTAGAAGAGGGATGCGACTTCTTTCTACCAAATAAGAGAAGCCAAGATAGATTGAAGAATCACCTACAACCATACACAGAGGAAGAAagtgaagaaagaaaaaaacataaatatttaaatttaaaatattacatacTGTTTTGTTTGGGATTTTCTGTGTTACATAATAGTATGCAATCTAGACCAGTAGCATGGTGCATGGACTATGAACCACCCCACACCCCCCACTACCCATTTTGGTTTAAATCAATGTTCCACTCGCATGACATCCCCAGTGTAAGAAGAGGTTTTGAAGTTTACAGACAAATATGTGCAACGTGCCATTCGATGGAACAGCTACAATTTCGTAGTTTAGTAAATGAGGTGTATCCGGAAAATCGAATGAAACAAATTGCTGCCTCGTACGATATAGAGGATGGTCCTGATGATAAGGGAGAGATGTTCACCAGACCAGGAACCCTAACTGATTCTTTTCCAAAGCCTTAtccaaatgaagaagctgctAGATATGCAAATAATGGAGCATCTCCACCAGATTTGTCAGTCATTACCACGGCTAGACATGACGGACcagattatattttttctctacTCACTTGTTACCGAGATCCTCCTGAGGGAATTCACCTAAGACCAGGGTTGTATTATAATACCTATTTTGCAGGAGGATCTATATCCATGCCCCCACCTCTACAGGATGATATGATTGAGTATGAAGATGGTACTCCTTGTAATGTCTCCCAGATGGCTAAAGATGTcgtcaattttttaacttggGCAGCGGAACCAACACATGATGAGAGGAAATTAACGGGCCTCAAATTGGTCAGTGGCGCTTTTGTTGCTATGGTCTTAATGACCGTATGGCAGAGATTTTTCTGGACCATCTACGCTACTAGAAGGATTGACTTTGGAAAAATCAAGTACCTATGA